In Pithys albifrons albifrons isolate INPA30051 chromosome 8, PitAlb_v1, whole genome shotgun sequence, a single window of DNA contains:
- the TBR1 gene encoding T-box brain protein 1 isoform X1 yields the protein MQLEHCLSPSIMLSKKFLNVSSSYPHAGGSELALHDHPIISTTDNLERSSPLKKITRGMTNQSDTDNFPDSKDTPGDVQRNKLSPVLDGVSELRHSFDGSAADRYLLSQSSQPQSAASAPSTMFPYPSQHGPAHPAFSIASPSRYMAHHPVITNGAYNSLLSNSSPQGYPTAGYPYPQQYGHSYQGAPFYQFSSTQPGLVPGKAQVYLCNRPLWLKFHRHQTEMIITKQGRRMFPFLSFNISGLDPTAHYNIFVDVILADPNHWRFQGGKWVPCGKADTNVQGNRVYMHPDSPNTGAHWMRQEISFGKLKLTNNKGASNNNGQMVVLQSLHKYQPRLHVVEVNEDGTEDTNQPGRVQTFTFPETQFIAVTAYQNTDITQLKIDHNPFAKGFRDNYDTIYTGCDMDRLTPSPNDSPRSQIVPGARYAMAGSFLQDQFVSNYAKSRFHPGAGAGPGPGADRSVPHTNGLLSPQQAEDPGAPSPQRWFVAPANNRLDFAASAYDTATDFAGNAATLLSYAAAGVKALPLQAAGCAGRPLGYYADPSGWGARSPPQYCSKSGSVLSCWPNSAAAARMAAGNPYLGEEAESLAPERSPLPGAEDSKPKDLSDSSWIETPSSIKSIDSSDSGIYEQAKRRRISPSDTPVSESSSPLKSEVLTQRDCEKTCAKDIGYYGFYSHS from the exons ATGCAGCTGGAGCATTGTCTTTCTCCCTCTATCATGCTCTCCAAGAAATTTCTCAATGTGAGCAGCAGTTACCCACATGCAGGCGGATCTGAGCTTGCCTTGCATGATCATCCCATTATCTCGACCACTGACAACCTGGAGAGAAGTTcacctttgaaaaaaattaccaggGGGATGACGAATCAGTCAGATACAGACAATTTTCCTGACTCCAAGGACACACCAGGGGACGTCCAGAGAAACAAACTCTCTCCCGTCTTGGACGGGGTCTCTGAGCTTCGTCACAGTTTCGATGGATCTGCTGCAGATCGCTATCTGCTCTCTCAGTCCAGCCAGCCCCagtctgctgcctctgctcctaGTACCATGTTCCCTTATCCCAGCCAGCATGGACCTGCTCACCCAGCCTTCTCCATCGCCAGCCCCAGCCGCTACATGGCTCACCATCCTGTGATCACCAACGGAGCTTATAACAGCCTCCTGTCCAACTCTTCTCCGCAAGGCTACCCCACGGCGGGCTACCCGTACCCCCAGCAGTATGGCCATTCCTACCAAGGTGCACCTTTCTACCAGTTCTCCTCCACCCAGCCGGGGCTGGTTCCCGGCAAGGCTCAGGTCTACCTGTGCAACAGGCCACTCTGGCTGAAATTTCACCGGCACCAGACGGAGATGATCATCACGAAGCAGGGAAG gCGAATGTTCCCTTTCCTAAGCTTTAATATTTCTGGTCTCGACCCCACGGCTCACTACAATATTTTTGTGGATGTAATTTTGGCGGATCCCAACCACTGGAGATTTCAGGGAGGCAAATGGGTTCCTTGCGGCAAGGCGGACACCAATGTACAAG GAAACCGGGTGTACATGCACCCCGACTCCCCCAACACGGGAGCCCACTGGATGCGCCAGGAAATCTCCTTTGGGAAACTAAAACTTACAAACAATAAAGGAGCATCAAACAACAACGGGCAG ATGGTGGTTTTGCAGTCCCTTCACAAGTACCAGCCCCGCTTGCATGTGGTGGAGGTGAACGAAGATGGGACGGAGGATACCAACCAGCCTGGCAGAGTGCAGACCTTCACCTTCCCCGAGACCCAGTTCATAGCAGTCACCGCCTACCAAAACACCGAT ATTACGCAGCTGAAAATAGATCACAACCCTTTCGCAAAAGGATTCCGAGACAATTATGATAC GATCTACACGGGCTGCGACATGGACCGGCTGACGCCTTCCCCCAACGACTCGCCCCGCTCGCAGATCGTGCCCGGGGCCCGTTATGCCATGGCCGGCTCCTTCCTCCAGGACCAGTTCGTGAGTAACTACGCCAAGTCCCGCTTCCACCCCGGGGCAGGAGCCGGCCCGGGGCCCGGCGCCGACCGCAGCGTGCCTCACACCAACGGGCTGCTCTCCCCACAGCAAGCCGAGGACCCGGGGGCCCCCTCGCCGCAGCGCTGGTTCGTCGCCCCCGCCAACAACCGCCTCGACTTCGCCGCCTCCGCCTACGACACGGCCACCGACTTCGCCGGCAACGCGGCCACGCTGCTGTCCTACGCGGCCGCGGGAGTCAAGGCACTGCCGCTGCAAGCGGCCGGCTGCGCCGGGCGGCCACTGGGCTACTATGCCGACCCCTCGGGCTGGGGGGCCCGCAGCCCTCCGCAGTACTGCAGCAAGTCGGGCTCTGTGCTCTCCTGCTGGCCCAACAGTGCAGCGGCGGCACGCATGGCCGCTGGCAACCCCTACCTGGGGGAGGAGGCGGAGAGCCTGGCCCCCGAGCGGTCCCCCTTGCCGGGCGCCGAGGACTCCAAGCCCAAAGATTTGTCCGACTCCAGCTGGATCGAGACGCCGTCGTCCATTAAATCCATCGACTCTTCCGATTCTGGGATTTACGAGCAGGCCAAAAGGAGGCGGATCTCCCCCTCGGACACCCCGGTGTCCGAGAGCTCCTCGCCCCTCAAGAGCGAGGTGCTCACCCAGCGGGACTGCGAAAAGACCTGCGCCAAGGACATCGGCTACTACGGCTTCTACTCGCACAGCTAG
- the TBR1 gene encoding T-box brain protein 1 isoform X2 encodes MQLEHCLSPSIMLSKKFLNVSSSYPHAGGSELALHDHPIISTTDNLERSSPLKKITRGMTNQSDTDNFPDSKDTPGDVQRNKLSPVLDGVSELRHSFDGSAADRYLLSQSSQPQSAASAPSTMFPYPSQHGPAHPAFSIASPSRYMAHHPVITNGAYNSLLSNSSPQGYPTAGYPYPQQYGHSYQGAPFYQFSSTQPGLVPGKAQVYLCNRPLWLKFHRHQTEMIITKQGRRMFPFLSFNISGLDPTAHYNIFVDVILADPNHWRFQGGKWVPCGKADTNVQGNRVYMHPDSPNTGAHWMRQEISFGKLKLTNNKGASNNNGQMVVLQSLHKYQPRLHVVEVNEDGTEDTNQPGRVQTFTFPETQFIAVTAYQNTDITQLKIDHNPFAKGFRDNYDTIYTGCDMDRLTPSPNDSPRSQIVPGARYAMAGSFLQDQFQAEDPGAPSPQRWFVAPANNRLDFAASAYDTATDFAGNAATLLSYAAAGVKALPLQAAGCAGRPLGYYADPSGWGARSPPQYCSKSGSVLSCWPNSAAAARMAAGNPYLGEEAESLAPERSPLPGAEDSKPKDLSDSSWIETPSSIKSIDSSDSGIYEQAKRRRISPSDTPVSESSSPLKSEVLTQRDCEKTCAKDIGYYGFYSHS; translated from the exons ATGCAGCTGGAGCATTGTCTTTCTCCCTCTATCATGCTCTCCAAGAAATTTCTCAATGTGAGCAGCAGTTACCCACATGCAGGCGGATCTGAGCTTGCCTTGCATGATCATCCCATTATCTCGACCACTGACAACCTGGAGAGAAGTTcacctttgaaaaaaattaccaggGGGATGACGAATCAGTCAGATACAGACAATTTTCCTGACTCCAAGGACACACCAGGGGACGTCCAGAGAAACAAACTCTCTCCCGTCTTGGACGGGGTCTCTGAGCTTCGTCACAGTTTCGATGGATCTGCTGCAGATCGCTATCTGCTCTCTCAGTCCAGCCAGCCCCagtctgctgcctctgctcctaGTACCATGTTCCCTTATCCCAGCCAGCATGGACCTGCTCACCCAGCCTTCTCCATCGCCAGCCCCAGCCGCTACATGGCTCACCATCCTGTGATCACCAACGGAGCTTATAACAGCCTCCTGTCCAACTCTTCTCCGCAAGGCTACCCCACGGCGGGCTACCCGTACCCCCAGCAGTATGGCCATTCCTACCAAGGTGCACCTTTCTACCAGTTCTCCTCCACCCAGCCGGGGCTGGTTCCCGGCAAGGCTCAGGTCTACCTGTGCAACAGGCCACTCTGGCTGAAATTTCACCGGCACCAGACGGAGATGATCATCACGAAGCAGGGAAG gCGAATGTTCCCTTTCCTAAGCTTTAATATTTCTGGTCTCGACCCCACGGCTCACTACAATATTTTTGTGGATGTAATTTTGGCGGATCCCAACCACTGGAGATTTCAGGGAGGCAAATGGGTTCCTTGCGGCAAGGCGGACACCAATGTACAAG GAAACCGGGTGTACATGCACCCCGACTCCCCCAACACGGGAGCCCACTGGATGCGCCAGGAAATCTCCTTTGGGAAACTAAAACTTACAAACAATAAAGGAGCATCAAACAACAACGGGCAG ATGGTGGTTTTGCAGTCCCTTCACAAGTACCAGCCCCGCTTGCATGTGGTGGAGGTGAACGAAGATGGGACGGAGGATACCAACCAGCCTGGCAGAGTGCAGACCTTCACCTTCCCCGAGACCCAGTTCATAGCAGTCACCGCCTACCAAAACACCGAT ATTACGCAGCTGAAAATAGATCACAACCCTTTCGCAAAAGGATTCCGAGACAATTATGATAC GATCTACACGGGCTGCGACATGGACCGGCTGACGCCTTCCCCCAACGACTCGCCCCGCTCGCAGATCGTGCCCGGGGCCCGTTATGCCATGGCCGGCTCCTTCCTCCAGGACCAGTTC CAAGCCGAGGACCCGGGGGCCCCCTCGCCGCAGCGCTGGTTCGTCGCCCCCGCCAACAACCGCCTCGACTTCGCCGCCTCCGCCTACGACACGGCCACCGACTTCGCCGGCAACGCGGCCACGCTGCTGTCCTACGCGGCCGCGGGAGTCAAGGCACTGCCGCTGCAAGCGGCCGGCTGCGCCGGGCGGCCACTGGGCTACTATGCCGACCCCTCGGGCTGGGGGGCCCGCAGCCCTCCGCAGTACTGCAGCAAGTCGGGCTCTGTGCTCTCCTGCTGGCCCAACAGTGCAGCGGCGGCACGCATGGCCGCTGGCAACCCCTACCTGGGGGAGGAGGCGGAGAGCCTGGCCCCCGAGCGGTCCCCCTTGCCGGGCGCCGAGGACTCCAAGCCCAAAGATTTGTCCGACTCCAGCTGGATCGAGACGCCGTCGTCCATTAAATCCATCGACTCTTCCGATTCTGGGATTTACGAGCAGGCCAAAAGGAGGCGGATCTCCCCCTCGGACACCCCGGTGTCCGAGAGCTCCTCGCCCCTCAAGAGCGAGGTGCTCACCCAGCGGGACTGCGAAAAGACCTGCGCCAAGGACATCGGCTACTACGGCTTCTACTCGCACAGCTAG